In the genome of Magnolia sinica isolate HGM2019 chromosome 2, MsV1, whole genome shotgun sequence, one region contains:
- the LOC131224881 gene encoding uncharacterized protein LOC131224881: MAEQFCQSTGIPSESVSEALAISTPMRKSVVLTRRYPSCLVLVGKMFLPVDLFVMPMTGVDVILGMNWLAEYCTILDCSARIVMFHIPGLLVFLFVVKPRGEPLSSFLASVVKDSVTGCIEQLPVVCEYLNMF; the protein is encoded by the coding sequence ATGGCTGAGCAGTTCTGCCAATCCACCGGTATTCCGTCAgagtccgtgtctgaggccttAGCAATTTCGACTCCCATGAGGAAGTCTGTCGTGTTGACCCGTCGCTACCCGTCTTGCCTAGTGTTAGTGGGCAAGATGTTCCTTCCTgtcgatctgttcgtgatgccgatgacaGGCGTTGACGTTATTCTGGGTATGAACTGGCTTGCGGAGTATTGTACCATCTTGGACTGTTCGGCGAGGATAGTCATGTTTCACATTCCCGGCTTGCTAGTGTTTTTGTTCGTCgtcaagcccagaggagagccattatctagtttcttggcttctgTCGTCAAGGATTCTGTGACAGGGTGTATTGAGCAGCTACCAGTTGTCTGTGAGTACCTGAATATGTTCTAG